One stretch of Eupeodes corollae chromosome 2, idEupCoro1.1, whole genome shotgun sequence DNA includes these proteins:
- the LOC129946762 gene encoding uncharacterized protein LOC129946762, with protein sequence MCSIGEDDFGDDGGVHAMVKDNDFKEPSDSADISDIEEQEISFEEIGLLENAVKIGKIKKFVKLNLKIKRIPKQKRCTKLSEIKSSSSKPSTKHSLECDFDEDLTDESKSDITPKLCNGDNCPATDQILSAIEELRELVKNNCNETRDLRKELLGIKKEMNDDNPSYIPFTRGPCRSLDDFNLLENQVQEDESSREAVEEVLDKVPDPSLEKYIRNCLSAVISLKVASQCTWIAKRGSTLQSVHNMAIMRIMFDCIQKKYPTTSLSVIEKNVRTWLGQTKDRYRRTLEGRCTKSETDESLDQFT encoded by the exons atGTGCAGTATCGGAGAAGATGACTTCGGAGATGACGGTGGCGTCCATGCCATGGTCAAGGACAATGATTTCAAAGAACCCAGCGATAGCGCAG ATATTTCCGATATAGAGGAGCAAGAAATTTCATTTG aagAAATAGGGCTATTGGAAAACGCggttaaaattggaaaaataaaaaaatttgtgaaacttaatttaaaaatcaagagaattccaaaacaaaaaagatgcaCAAAGTTATCCGAAATCAAAAGTAGTTCTAGCAAACCATCAACAAAACATTCATTGGAATGCGATTTTGATGAAGATTTGACAGACGAATCGAAGTCAGATATTACTCCGAAACTATGCAACGGTGACAATTGTCCTGCTACAGATCAAATTTTAAGTGCAATTGAAGAACTACGTGAACTTGTCAAAAACAACTGTAATGAAACTCGCGATCTCCGCAAAGAGTTACTTGGCATCAAAAAAGAGATGAATGACGATAATCCAAGTTATATCCCATTTACGAGAGGCCCATGTCGAAGTTTGGATGATTTTAACTTACttgaaaatcaagttcaagAAGACGAATCCTCAAGGGAAGCTgtg GAAGAAGTACTCGATAAAGTTCCTGATCCATCATTGGAAAAGTATATCCGTAATTGCCTCAGCGCTGTTATAAGTCTTAAAGTAGCCTCCCAATGTACTTGGATTGCAAAAAGAGGAAGCACATTACAATCTGTGCATAACATGGCCATTATGAGAATTATGTTTG attgcATCCAGAAAAAATATCCAACAACAAGCCTATCAGTTATTGAAAAAAACGTAAGGACCTGGTTAGGACAAACGAAGGACCGCTATCGACGCACATTGGAGGGTAGATGTACAAAATCTGAGACTGATGAGTCATTGGATCAATTTACATGA
- the LOC129946764 gene encoding novel acetylcholine receptor chaperone gives MATSNTIVLKSLSVLLGLFFVFVGALKLTPHISKDLYKDLRTEYVKYAKVFPLTALFGIKIPSKWYRRCVGILEIVCGLAMALIPFHKVKNAANITLLMLMLLGVYQHYMVSDPFERSGPALVFTFMLGGRLVVWYQTSRKETDPTSANPAQANGIKQD, from the exons atgGCCACATCAAATACAATTGTGCTGAAGAGTTTATCGGTTCTTcttggactattttttgtatttgtcggAGCACTTAAACTAACACCTCACATTAGCAAGGATTTATACAAAGATTTG cgaACGGAATATGTAAAGTATGCAAAGGTTTTCCCTCTCACTGCCTTGTTTGGAATTAAAATTCCTTCGAAATGGTATCGCCGCTGCGTTGGTATTCTAGAAATTGTATGTGGCTTGGCGATGGCTCTGATTCCATTTC ataAAGTTAAGAATGCTGCTAATATAACTTTGTTGATGCTCATGTTACTGGGAGTTTATCAACATTACATGGTTAGCGATCCGTTCGAGAGATCTGGTCCAGCACTCGTTTTTACGTTCATGCTTGGAGGAAGGCTTGTTGTATGGTATCAG ACAAGTCGAAAAGAAACTGATCCTACATCGGCTAATCCAGCACAAGCAAATGGTATCAAGCAGGACTAA
- the LOC129946801 gene encoding uncharacterized protein LOC129946801, translated as MQKGPQRLSTTEEVYTYSENRRPVSMKRRTLAGTCGIGVFAIALITVVLAFATPSWLVSDYRITGSKLERLGLWVHCFRSLPDVNDDSQRRFFVGCRWVFDPFTKGYNEIRGFLLPSFVIVTQFFYTLCFIGTLMTAVMVLIFGLCAGPDQKHFIHLIKAIGFCLLAAGSSGCIGVLVFAIFGNRNGWMPEHANNWFGWSFVVGIIGAVMTIVASILFLVEANVQEKKRKQFKESQTRFELVRGGNA; from the coding sequence ATGCAAAAAGGCCCACAACGTCTATCGACTACCGAAGAAGTTTACACATATTCCGAGAATCGCCGACCAGTCTCCATGAAGCGACGAACTTTAGCGGGCACCTGTGGAATTGGTGTCTTTGCAATCGCCCTAATTACAGTAGTTCTGGCTTTTGCCACACCCAGTTGGTTAGTCAGTGATTATCGCATCACAGGATCAAAATTGGAGCGCCTAGGACTATGGGTGCATTGTTTTCGGTCGCTGCCCGATGTTAATGACGACAGTCAGAGGAGATTTTTCGTGGGTTGTCGCTGGGTCTTTGATCCATTCACGAAAGGCTACAACGAGATTCGTGGATTCCTTTTGCCTAGCTTCGTTATTGTCACTCAGTTCTTCTACACTCTCTGTTTCATTGGAACTCTCATGACGGCAGTGATGGTGCTCATATTCGGACTTTGTGCGGGCCCCGATCAAAAGCATTTCATCCACCTCATCAAAGCCATTGGATTTTGTCTCCTAGCAGCTGGTTCCTCAGGTTGTATTGGAGTTCTGGTGTTTGCCATTTTCGGCAATCGCAATGGCTGGATGCCAGAACACGCAAACAACTGGTTTGGTTGGTCCTTTGTCGTTGGAATCATTGGAGCCGTCATGACCATCGTCGCTTCAATTTTGTTCCTTGTCGAGGCTAACGTACAGGAGAAGAAGAGGAAGCAATTCAAGGAATCCCAGACCAGGTTCGAATTAGTCCGCGGTGGAAACGCATAG
- the LOC129945335 gene encoding vacuolar protein sorting-associated protein VTA1 homolog, with protein MADFPPCPASLKQIQHFLKIAQEHDGRDIVVSYWSRLYALQVGLKASTQKPDETKLLLALMDWLESTKKQNTENEAITNEVAAQAHMENYALKLFLYADKQDRESNFGKNVVKAFYTCGVLYDVMQAFGELTEEAQHNRKYAKWKAAYIHNCLKNGETPIPGPMGEDGDENAEAGGEDSPPAPPTSGSGDLSPTESQSESKLPDEPTPSTSQTPPTAEEVLSNPSKLPSPPVDEEKPGGFVPYVPDQTQSTPSANVHITPEQMLKAQKYCKYAGSALNYDDVKSAIENLQNALRLLTTGQDF; from the exons atggcAGACTTTCCACCCTGTCCAgcaagtttaaaacaaattcaacattttcttaaaatcgcccaggagcACGATGGGAGGGACATAGTGGTAAGCTATTGGTCTCGGCTGTATGCTCTTCAAGTTGGACTGAAGGCGTCCACACAGAAGCCTGATGAGACAAAGCTTCTTTTGG CTCTCATGGATTGGTTAGAGTccacaaagaaacaaaacacgGAAAATGAAGCTATAACTAATGAAGTAGCTGCCCAGGCTCATATGGAAAACTATGCTCTAAAACTGTTTCTATACGCCGACAAACAAGACAGAGAATCTAACTTTGGAAA AAATGTGGTCAAAGCCTTCTACACTTGTGGAGTTCTGTACGATGTAATGCAAGCCTTCGGCGAACTGACAGAGGAGGCCCAACACAATCGAAAATATGCAAAATGGAAGGCCGCATACATTCACAATTGCCTGAAAAACGGCGAAACCCCTATTCCAGGACCCATGGGTGAGGACGGCGACGAGAATGCCGAAGCTGGTGGCGAGGATTCACCGCCAGCACCACCAACATCAGGCAGCGGTGATTTGTCTCCAACAGAAAGTCAATCGGAAAGTAAATTGCCCGATGAGCCGACCCCAAGCACGTCCCAAACACCACCAACAGCTGAAGAAGTTCTCTCCAATCCCAGCAAACTTCCCAGTCCTCCGGTGGACGAGGAGAAACCTGGTGGATTTGTTCCCTATGTTCCTGATCAGACGCAATCTACACCAAGCGCGAACGTTCATATTACACCCGAACAAATGCTTAAAGCTCAGAAATACTGCAAATACGCTGGCAGTGCCTTAAACTATGACGATGTTAAATCTGCAATTGAAAATCTCCAAAATGCTCTTCGTCTTCTGACCACAGGTCAggacttctaa
- the LOC129946761 gene encoding uncharacterized protein LOC129946761, with protein MYNRSGDRPNGGGRGGFRDNRGGGGGPMRGNGPPHSRGAPYNRGPPADRRNDSKPGDRLRRIHWSDLTLTPFEKNFYKPCDSVMNRPQGDVDLFLSNNEITLKGKSIPTPSFEFQEGGFPEYVLTEIKKQGFNKPTAIQAQGWPIALSGRDMVGIAQTGSGKTLAYVLPAVVHINNQPRLQHGEGPIALILAPTRELAQQIQQVANDFGSQTRVRNTCIFGGAPKHSQARDLERGVEIVIATPGRLIDFLERGVTNLQRCTYLVLDEADRMLDMGFEPQIRKIMEQIRPDRQVLMWSATWPKEVKMLAEEFLDNYIQINIGSLTLSANHNILQIVDVCEEQEKDTKLIKLLTEISSENETKTIIFVETKKRVDEITRTISRQGWRACAIHGDKSQQERDYVLASFRNGRQSILVATDVAARGLDVEDVKFVINYDYPSNSEDYVHRIGRTGRSNNTGTAYTLFTNSNSNKANDLIQVLREANQVINPRLMEMAQYGSGSNKRGRGGYQGRNQSGGYGGGRGGRDGGRGGYMNNGGHQQRNDDRSGGGGYRGGYQQQQVHRDYNKPPTHEPPMDSRNSMSGGVQRSNGHVSRFSSAPPSATESGNASRFSVRPPILPQPTGAPGHYPPSSSNYNIPPAQNYNSRQAPPAPAHQYAVPTNFAAGPPGMFAYPPPPLPVQN; from the exons at GTACAATCGCTCTGGAGATCGTCCTAATGGAGGAGGTCGTGGAGGATTCCGCGATAATCGTGGAGGTGGCGGCGGGCCAATGCGAGGAAATGGACCACCACACAGCAGAGGAGCGCCTTATAATAGGGGGCCACCAGCTGATCGGCGCAATGATTCTAAGCCGGGTGATCGTTTGCGACGCATTCACTGGTCTGATTTAACATTAACACCATTTGAAAAGAATTTCTACAAGCCATGTGATTCGGTTATGAACCGTCCTCAAGGTGATGTTGATTTGTTCCTAAGCAATAACGAAATCACCCTAAAGGGAAAAAGCATCCCGACGCCAAGTTTTGAATTCCAAGAGGGTGGGTTCCCCGAGTACGTGTTGACTGAGATAAAAAAGCAGGGCTTTAATAAGCCAACTGCTATCCAAGCTCAAGGTTGGCCAATCGCTCTTAGTGGTCGAGACATGGTGGGTATAGCTCAAACCGGATCGGGAAAAACTCTAGCCTATGTACTCCCGGCTGTTGTCCATATCAACAACCAGCCGAGATTGCAGCATGGCGAAGGTCCGATAGCTTTGATACTTGCACCCACTCGTGAGCTAGCCCAACAAATTCAGCAAGTTGCAAACGATTTCGGCTCCCAGACCCGCGTTAGAAATACGTGCATATTTGGTGGCGCTCCTAAGCACTCGCAGGCCCGAGATCTTGAGCGGGGAGTCGAAATCGTTATTGCGACTCCTGGAAGATTGATCGATTTCCTTGAGCGGGGCGTGACCAACCTTCAACGCTGCACGTACTTGGTGTTAGACGAGGCTGATCGTATGCTTGATATGGGCTTCGAGCCCCAGATTCGCAAGATAATGGAACAAATAAGACCAGACCGTCAAGTACTCATGTGGTCGGCTACATGGCCAAAAGAAGTAAAAATGTTGGCCGAAGAGTTTCTCGACAATTACATTCAAATCAACATTGGCTCCTTAACCCTATCGGCCAATCAcaacattttgcaaattgtCGATGTTTGTGAGGAACAAGAAAAAGAcacaaaactaataaaacttCTGACCGAAATATCATCTGAGAATGAAACTAAGactataatttttgttgaaacaaaGAAACGTGTGGACGAAATCACACGCACAATTTCACGCCAAGGCTGGCGCGCATGTGCCATTCATGGTGACAAGTCTCAACAAGAACGTGATTATGTTCTAGCTTCATTCCGTAACGGCAGACAGTCTATTTTAGTTGCAACGGATGTTGCAGCTCGTGGACTAG ATGTCGAAGATGTCAAATTTGTAATCAACTATGATTACCCTTCAAACTCGGAGGATTACGTTCATCGTATTGGGCGCACAGGTCGATCCAATAACACGGGAACGGCATACACCTTGTTCACAAACTCAAATTCAAACAAGGCAAATGATTTGATTCAAGTGCTACGAGAAGCAAATCAG GTAATAAATCCACGTTTAATGGAAATGGCACAATATGGCTCTGGTTCGAACAAGCGCGGTCGTGGAGGATACCAAGGTCGAAATCAGTCGGGCGGTTACGGTGGTGGACGCGGTGGTCGTGATGGAGGCCGTGGTGGCTACATGAACAACGGAGGTCATCAACAAAGAAACGACGATCGCAGTGGCGGCGGTGGCTATCGCGGTGGATATCAACAACAGCAAGTACACCGTGATTATAACAAACCTCCAACACATGAGCCACCAATGGATTCGCGTAACAGTATGTCGGGTGGAGTGCAGAGATCCAATGGCCACGTTTCCCGTTTCTCGTCCGCACCCCCATCGGCAACAGAAAGCGGAAATGCTTCACGGTTTAGTGTGCGACCGCCAATTCTTCCACAGCCCACTGGTGCACCCGGCCATTATCCACCATCAAGCTCAAACTACAATATTCCACCAGCTCAAAATTACAATTCGCGCCAAGCTCCTCCAGCCCCAGCGCATCAATATGCCGTTCCCACAAACTTTGCAGCGGGTCCCCCCGGAATGTTTGCATACCCTCCACCTCCATTACcagttcaaaattaa
- the LOC129946763 gene encoding putative nuclease HARBI1, translating into MIFHCEYFLESEDESQTNEEEEMRIKRRVLRDSSNPMSLPSSTFKLLYRLNKDAFKYVLEEIDPHLPSFKSTYIPNVLKLAGTLRFLAEGGYQRGTGQDFLVGMAQPTLSVTLSKILTVMENVLCPKFISFLSTEEEKTASKQHFYEKFGFPGIIGCVDGTHIKIIRPAVNEHLYFNRKGDHSINAMIVSIYHLFQFCALNKTKTNQTKTKNK; encoded by the exons atgatttttcactGCGAATATTTCCTTGAAAGCGAAGATGAATCCCAAACTAACGAAGAAGAGGAAATGCGTATAAAAAGAAGAGTTTTAAGAGATTCATCGAACCCAATGAGCCTTCCAAGTTCAAC GTTCAAGCTTCTTTATCGTTTGAACAAGGACGCATTCAAATATGTATTAGAAGAGATCGATCCTCACCTTCCAAGTTTCAAATCTACATACATACCAAATGTATTGAAATTAGCTGGAACACTTCGGTTTCTGGCCGAGGGTGGTTACCAAAGAGGAACCGGACAGGACTTCCTTGTTGGTATGGCACAACCAACTTTGTCGGTCACCCTCTCAAAAATATTGACAGTCATGGAAAATGTTCTTTGCCCAaagtttatatcctttttatcgACGGAAGAAGAAAAGACTGCAagcaaacaacatttttatgaaaaatttggttttccTGGCATTATCGGTTGTGTAGATGGAACGCACATCAAAATTATAAGACCAGCAGTAAATGAGCATCTTTACTTCAATAGGAAAGGTGACCACAGTATCAACGCAATGATCGTAAGTATCTACCACCTATTCCAATTTTGCgcacttaacaaaacaaaaaccaaccaaaccaaaacaaaaaataaatga